A part of Paramisgurnus dabryanus chromosome 15, PD_genome_1.1, whole genome shotgun sequence genomic DNA contains:
- the slc39a10 gene encoding zinc transporter ZIP10 isoform X1, with the protein MCSDLLMQIGPYLQRFLSEEIMRVHTHTRFCFLCVLTLLFHQCSHCHEGGTHHHHEHSHGERNHDHDHVHSDLQISETSCDGLSHRLMHGSHGEPAKNEQHYYIQQLFCRYGKKDLLDFKGFQNLLLSLGLGEIRVVGLEHEDLGHDHVAHLDILEVQEGRHSHTAGHSHTHQKSNVSHKTQHSHPEKEHTSSTEEPPCKLDAGAVRIGDSQPDKHNHDDDEKDTTEDHDHEHRHDIENPHDHDHEHTHSHTHDHGHDTDAQLDHDQKTSEHTQENNDLSEDHKHDHHHHDHHHHKHPHPHLQHGSDSGAASGGDEHDHSGQEHSPDKQTRAKREVPGAMVAPSNKSQAHHQHEECLNLTQLLDQYGLKSESVISPVQFTYLCPALLYQIDRRLCIHHYHHVETETLQETSSVWIWIWGFVSITIISLLSLLGVILVPILNQSCFKFLLTFLVALAVGTLSGDALLHLLPHSQGGHEHSHGGQTEHEQENDFLIKFDGVWKGLTALAGIYLLFIIEHCIGMFKHCTDQRGSICQRKKKGEQTKIGSKLSDHHLNRRSDAEWLNLKPLTEGEGTTCETGHNDTQMTELQPLDSSITIPLSISDSDHPNKGAIKTPEDSVPKAKTKKHGHGHGHGHGHSHHGHCHSDQEMKDAGIASIAWMVIMGDGMHNFSDGLAIGAAFSANITGGISTSVAVFCHELPHELGDFAVLLKAGMSVKQAIVYNVLSALMAYAGMVIGTAVGQYAHNVTSWIFAVTAGMFLYVALVDMLPEMLHGDSEEHKRCEMGHFVLQNFGMLTGFGIMLLIAIFEDQIVFDFGF; encoded by the exons ATGTGCAGTGACTTATTAATGCAGATTGGCCCTTACTTGCAG AGGTTTCTAAGCGAGGAGATAATGAGAGTTCACACACATACCAGGTTCTGCTTTCTCTGCGTGCTGACCCTCCTGTTTCATCAGTGCAGTCACTGTCATGAAGGAGGGACTCACCATCACCACGAACACAGCCACGGTGAGCGCAACCATGACCACGACCACGTCCACAGCGATCTGCAGATTTCAGAGACGTCGTGTGATGGTTTGTCACACCGGTTAATGCACGGCAGCCATGGGGAACCTGCGAAGAATGAGCAGCATTACTATATTCAACAGTTGTTCTGTCGGTACGGCAAAAAGGACCTTCTGGACTTTAAAGGCTTCCAGAATCTGCTGCTAAGTTTAGGGCTGGGAGAGATAAGAGTTGTGGGGCTGGAGCACGAGGATCTTGGACACGATCACGTGGCCCACTTGGATATTCTAGAAGTTCAGGAAGGCCGGCACTCGCATACTGCAGGCCATTCGCACACTCACCAGAAATCCAACGTCTCACACAAAACCCAACACTCCCATCCGGAAAAGGAACATACCTCTAGTACCGAGGAACCACCTTGTAAACTTGACGCTGGAGCTGTGAGAATAGGTGACAGCCAACCAGACAAACACaatcatgatgatgatgaaaaaGACACAACTGAAGATCATGATCATGAACACAGACATGACATAGAAAATCCCCACGATCATGACCATgagcacacacactcgcataCACACGATCACGGACATGACACCGACGCACAACTGGATCATGACCAAAAAACTAGTGAACATACCCAAGAAAACAATGACCTCAGTGAGGACCACAAGCATGACCACCATCATCATGACCACCACCATCACAAGCACCCCCATCCTCATCTCCAGCACGGTTCGGACAGCGGAGCGGCGAGTGGCGGAGATGAGCACGATCACAGCGGTCAGGAGCACAGCCCCGATAAACAAACAAGAGCGAAGAGAGAGGTGCCAGGAGCAATGGTGGCTCCATCCAATAAATCGCAAGCACATCACCAACATGAGGAG tgtttgaatttaacacagttactggACCAGTATGGACTGAAGTCAGAGTCCGTCATCTCTCCAGTACAGTTCACTTATTTATGTCCAGCACTGCTATATCAGATTGACAGACGCCTCTGCATCCATCATTACCATCATGTTGAGACCGAAACACTCCAGGAAACCTCTTCAG TGTGGATCTGGATTTGGGGTTTCGtgtccatcaccatcatcagtctGCTGTCTCTGCTTGGCGTGATTCTGGTGCCCATCCTCAACCAGTCCTGCTTTAAGTTTCTTTTGACCTTCCTGGTAGCACTGGCTGTGGGAACCCTAAGCGGTGATGCTTTACTGCATCTACTACCTCAC TCTCAAGGAGGCCACGAACACAGTCATGGAGGCCAAACAGAGCATGAACAGGAGAATGATTTTCTGATCAAGTTTGATGGTGTTTGGAAAGGACTGACAGCGCTTGCAGGAATCTACCTCCTCTTTATTATTGAACATTGCATTGGCATGTTCAAGCACTGCACGGACCAAAGG GGAAGCATCTGCCAGAGAAAGAAGAAAGGAGAGCAGACAAAGATTGGCAGTAAATTGTCAGACCACCATCTCAACAGGCGTTCAGATGCCGAGTGGCTCAATCTAAAACCTTTAACAGAGG GAGAAGGTACAACATGTGAAACAGGACACAATGACACACAGATGACGGAGTTGCAGCCTCTAGATTCATCTATCACGATCCCGCTGAGCATTTCTGATTCCGATCACCCCAACAAGGGGGCCATAAAAACACCAGAGGACAGTGTACCAAAGGCAAAGACAAAAAAGCATGGACATGGACATGGACACGGGCATGGGCATTCCCACCAcggacactgccactctgaccaGGAAATGAAAGATGCGGGAATTGCCAGCATAGCATGGATGGTAATCATGGGAGACGGCATGCATAACTTCAGTGATGGACTTGCTATAG GTGCTGCTTTCAGTGCAAACATCACAGGAGGCATCAGTACATCCGTCGCTGTCTTCTGTCATGAACTACCCCATGAACTGG GTGACTTTGCGGTTTTATTGAAGGCTGGAATGTCAGTAAAGCAAGCAATTGTGTATAACGTCCTCTCTGCCCTCATGGCATACGCCGGCATGGTGATCGGCACAGCTGTGGGTCAATACGCACACAACGTCACCAGCTGGATCTTTGCGGTTACCGCTGGCATGTTTCTCTATGTGGCATTGGTGGATATG TTGCCAGAGATGCTTCATGGTGACAGCGAGGAGCACAAGCGCTGTGAGATGGGTCACTTCGTCCTGCAGAACTTTGGCATGCTCACCGGGTTTGGCATCATGCTACTGATCGCCATCTTCGAAGATCAGATCGTGTTTGACTTTGGCTTCTAG
- the slc39a10 gene encoding zinc transporter ZIP10 isoform X2 — protein MRVHTHTRFCFLCVLTLLFHQCSHCHEGGTHHHHEHSHGERNHDHDHVHSDLQISETSCDGLSHRLMHGSHGEPAKNEQHYYIQQLFCRYGKKDLLDFKGFQNLLLSLGLGEIRVVGLEHEDLGHDHVAHLDILEVQEGRHSHTAGHSHTHQKSNVSHKTQHSHPEKEHTSSTEEPPCKLDAGAVRIGDSQPDKHNHDDDEKDTTEDHDHEHRHDIENPHDHDHEHTHSHTHDHGHDTDAQLDHDQKTSEHTQENNDLSEDHKHDHHHHDHHHHKHPHPHLQHGSDSGAASGGDEHDHSGQEHSPDKQTRAKREVPGAMVAPSNKSQAHHQHEECLNLTQLLDQYGLKSESVISPVQFTYLCPALLYQIDRRLCIHHYHHVETETLQETSSVWIWIWGFVSITIISLLSLLGVILVPILNQSCFKFLLTFLVALAVGTLSGDALLHLLPHSQGGHEHSHGGQTEHEQENDFLIKFDGVWKGLTALAGIYLLFIIEHCIGMFKHCTDQRGSICQRKKKGEQTKIGSKLSDHHLNRRSDAEWLNLKPLTEGEGTTCETGHNDTQMTELQPLDSSITIPLSISDSDHPNKGAIKTPEDSVPKAKTKKHGHGHGHGHGHSHHGHCHSDQEMKDAGIASIAWMVIMGDGMHNFSDGLAIGAAFSANITGGISTSVAVFCHELPHELGDFAVLLKAGMSVKQAIVYNVLSALMAYAGMVIGTAVGQYAHNVTSWIFAVTAGMFLYVALVDMLPEMLHGDSEEHKRCEMGHFVLQNFGMLTGFGIMLLIAIFEDQIVFDFGF, from the exons ATGAGAGTTCACACACATACCAGGTTCTGCTTTCTCTGCGTGCTGACCCTCCTGTTTCATCAGTGCAGTCACTGTCATGAAGGAGGGACTCACCATCACCACGAACACAGCCACGGTGAGCGCAACCATGACCACGACCACGTCCACAGCGATCTGCAGATTTCAGAGACGTCGTGTGATGGTTTGTCACACCGGTTAATGCACGGCAGCCATGGGGAACCTGCGAAGAATGAGCAGCATTACTATATTCAACAGTTGTTCTGTCGGTACGGCAAAAAGGACCTTCTGGACTTTAAAGGCTTCCAGAATCTGCTGCTAAGTTTAGGGCTGGGAGAGATAAGAGTTGTGGGGCTGGAGCACGAGGATCTTGGACACGATCACGTGGCCCACTTGGATATTCTAGAAGTTCAGGAAGGCCGGCACTCGCATACTGCAGGCCATTCGCACACTCACCAGAAATCCAACGTCTCACACAAAACCCAACACTCCCATCCGGAAAAGGAACATACCTCTAGTACCGAGGAACCACCTTGTAAACTTGACGCTGGAGCTGTGAGAATAGGTGACAGCCAACCAGACAAACACaatcatgatgatgatgaaaaaGACACAACTGAAGATCATGATCATGAACACAGACATGACATAGAAAATCCCCACGATCATGACCATgagcacacacactcgcataCACACGATCACGGACATGACACCGACGCACAACTGGATCATGACCAAAAAACTAGTGAACATACCCAAGAAAACAATGACCTCAGTGAGGACCACAAGCATGACCACCATCATCATGACCACCACCATCACAAGCACCCCCATCCTCATCTCCAGCACGGTTCGGACAGCGGAGCGGCGAGTGGCGGAGATGAGCACGATCACAGCGGTCAGGAGCACAGCCCCGATAAACAAACAAGAGCGAAGAGAGAGGTGCCAGGAGCAATGGTGGCTCCATCCAATAAATCGCAAGCACATCACCAACATGAGGAG tgtttgaatttaacacagttactggACCAGTATGGACTGAAGTCAGAGTCCGTCATCTCTCCAGTACAGTTCACTTATTTATGTCCAGCACTGCTATATCAGATTGACAGACGCCTCTGCATCCATCATTACCATCATGTTGAGACCGAAACACTCCAGGAAACCTCTTCAG TGTGGATCTGGATTTGGGGTTTCGtgtccatcaccatcatcagtctGCTGTCTCTGCTTGGCGTGATTCTGGTGCCCATCCTCAACCAGTCCTGCTTTAAGTTTCTTTTGACCTTCCTGGTAGCACTGGCTGTGGGAACCCTAAGCGGTGATGCTTTACTGCATCTACTACCTCAC TCTCAAGGAGGCCACGAACACAGTCATGGAGGCCAAACAGAGCATGAACAGGAGAATGATTTTCTGATCAAGTTTGATGGTGTTTGGAAAGGACTGACAGCGCTTGCAGGAATCTACCTCCTCTTTATTATTGAACATTGCATTGGCATGTTCAAGCACTGCACGGACCAAAGG GGAAGCATCTGCCAGAGAAAGAAGAAAGGAGAGCAGACAAAGATTGGCAGTAAATTGTCAGACCACCATCTCAACAGGCGTTCAGATGCCGAGTGGCTCAATCTAAAACCTTTAACAGAGG GAGAAGGTACAACATGTGAAACAGGACACAATGACACACAGATGACGGAGTTGCAGCCTCTAGATTCATCTATCACGATCCCGCTGAGCATTTCTGATTCCGATCACCCCAACAAGGGGGCCATAAAAACACCAGAGGACAGTGTACCAAAGGCAAAGACAAAAAAGCATGGACATGGACATGGACACGGGCATGGGCATTCCCACCAcggacactgccactctgaccaGGAAATGAAAGATGCGGGAATTGCCAGCATAGCATGGATGGTAATCATGGGAGACGGCATGCATAACTTCAGTGATGGACTTGCTATAG GTGCTGCTTTCAGTGCAAACATCACAGGAGGCATCAGTACATCCGTCGCTGTCTTCTGTCATGAACTACCCCATGAACTGG GTGACTTTGCGGTTTTATTGAAGGCTGGAATGTCAGTAAAGCAAGCAATTGTGTATAACGTCCTCTCTGCCCTCATGGCATACGCCGGCATGGTGATCGGCACAGCTGTGGGTCAATACGCACACAACGTCACCAGCTGGATCTTTGCGGTTACCGCTGGCATGTTTCTCTATGTGGCATTGGTGGATATG TTGCCAGAGATGCTTCATGGTGACAGCGAGGAGCACAAGCGCTGTGAGATGGGTCACTTCGTCCTGCAGAACTTTGGCATGCTCACCGGGTTTGGCATCATGCTACTGATCGCCATCTTCGAAGATCAGATCGTGTTTGACTTTGGCTTCTAG